The DNA region CGGCCGCAGCTACGGCATTTGACTTCGCCGCGGAGGCCGATTGGGCGCGCGCCATGGAAGACGAAAAAATCGAAAAAGCGAGCAGTGCAACAAGTGCCCAAAACATCGAGTAAATATAGTGCGGTTTCATGAGTGCAAAGAAGTCTAGTGAGCTTTTATCGTTGCGTAAAGTAGGAGGAATGAAAAATTTCCAGAATTTAGGTCCTGCGCAGATTTCTACCGTAGACGATTTTTGTAAATGGCTCGTTTGCGGTATGATCTGGACCTGTGACACGGTCCGATTTGAACGAAGCCTTGTAAATAATTGCTAGCGCGTGACTTAGCAAGTTGCGAGGCGGTCTCTACGGAAGCCTGTGGCCCTAAAGACCTATGGAAAACGATCAAAACATGCTGGCTTAGAGCGCAAGATCGTGGTAGAATTTTGCTAGTTTCGAGTTCCATCGGCAGGCATACGGCTCCCCTCCAAATCTTTCTTCTGTTTGGGGTTGACAGTCGGAGGTCCTTTCTTTATACTCGCCGGTTTGTAGGTGGACTTGTTGCTGGAATTGTGCTGAAAGGGTTTCTTCCCGCCCCGGAACAGAGAAGGAAGGAACGGGGTTTGGGAGGACGGCCGAAATGGGGCGCCTGCCCCGCAAAGCCGTTTGAAGCTCTCCGCTGTAGAAGTGGATGTGTTCCGGATGTTGTGAGCACGCCCGCGCGGAGTACCTTGCCGGTTCCTTCGGGGTCTTGACCGGCCCTTTCTGTTCTACACCTGTCTGCATCTGCCTGGGCTTTGTACGCCCTGCGGAAAAACGAAATCGGGTTACCCGTTTCGGAGGGAGAAGCGTGCCGACGTTTGCACAACTGGTTCGATATGGCCGCGAGAAATTGCGGACGAAAACGAAATCGCCAGCGCTCGAAGGCTGCCCGGAAAAGCGCGGAGTTTGCGTGAGGGTCTATACGCAGACGCCGAAGAAGCCAAATTCGGCGCTGCGCAAGGTGGCCCGCGCGCGGCTCACGAATTCGGCCGAAGTGACCACATACATTCCCGGCATCGGCCACAATTTGCAGGAGCACTCGATCGTGCTGGTTCGCGGCGGCCGCGTGAAAGATTTGCCTGGCGTTCGTTATCACGTGATTCGCGGAACGCTGGATGCCGCCGGTGTTGAAAATCGCAAGCAGGGGCGCTCGAAATACGGCGCCAAGCGGCCCAAAGCCGCTCAGAAGTAGGGGAGCAGCGGAATG from Candidatus Acidiferrales bacterium includes:
- the rpsL gene encoding 30S ribosomal protein S12 translates to MPTFAQLVRYGREKLRTKTKSPALEGCPEKRGVCVRVYTQTPKKPNSALRKVARARLTNSAEVTTYIPGIGHNLQEHSIVLVRGGRVKDLPGVRYHVIRGTLDAAGVENRKQGRSKYGAKRPKAAQK